tcacaccactccaaactaACTATCCAGGATAATGGAGCAGAGTttgaccaaacagctctggtgtgaatgtgccctAACAACACTCTGGCAAAAAGATTTAGTTTCCAACAAGACTATCACTGGACTGTTGGatgttcaaaatccatgatatttctcctgTGAGTATAATGTATGGCAGTGttttcatcagtgtattttaataaatgaaagtAGTTtatagataaagaaaaaatgtcaagtccatcaatatttatcacagattaaaaaaaaaaaaagtatttatagatcagaacccaaagggcagggctcagagcagcagagagaaaatggcgtaaatccaaacaaaccactgacttgagtgcttatcagcaaaaactgtcctgttttacctctgctctaaaatctgctaagaaggcgttctatcaatcaaagatctgtgctgccactgatgtatgcaaactcttctctgcttttaactcgctcctctctccttcaaacccacaaccctccagtatgttgactccagacatgttcgcctcctacttcactgacaaggtttctaccatcagcaaccaattctctgagcctgtccaactcagttttctgccaccagctagtgatgcatcacttagctcattctctccactaagtgagagcgaggtcaccaggcttctgcttgactctaagcccacaacctgtcccctcgatccgataccatcacatctcttgcaggcgattgagcccacaatcagccctgctgtgagttgtatcattaactcctctctgtccacaggtgttttcccagctgctttcaagcaagcgtgggttacaccactgctcaaaaaacccactctcaacccagccctggttgaaaattacaggccggtctcacttctcccattcctatcaaaaatactggagcgcacagtcttcaaccagctctcagaacacttgcagaacaatgatctacttgatcagaatcagtctggctttaggcgggccactctactgaaactgcactttgtcGGTAACGGATtcacttcgcttggccagagcagctggtcagtcctcagttctcttactgctggatctgtctgctgcctttgacacagtaaaccaccaaatcctcctctccacactctcttcacttggtatctcaggatctgccctacagtggtttaagtcctacctcacaggagatcttttagagtatcatggaagggaggagtgtctaaactgcatggcttatcaacaggggtgcctcaagggtctgtgcttggtcccctacttttctcaatatacaccacctcacttggtgcaatcatccgctcccatggcttttcttatcactgctatgcagacgacacacagctattcctgtcctttccaccagatgacacaactgtctcagctcggatctcatcctgccttgctgatatttctaaatggatgagggaacgtcaccttcagctcaacctgcccaaaactgagctcattatcatcccagccagtcccactatggaaccgcagatcagtatccagcttggatcaaataatctcttgcccactaagtcagcccgaaatctgggtgtcatgattgatgaccagctaaccttcaaggttcatgtggcctcgattgctcagTCCTGCTGATTTGCCCTCTATAaaatcaagaggatcagaccctacctgACAGAACATGCAACAcagctcctggtacaggctcttgtAATATCAGGCATTGACTACTggaactcattactggcaggtcTCCCTGCATGCACATTAAACCTTTGCTgatgatccagaacgcagcagcacgtctgggcttcaaccaacccaagacaGCTTGTCATTCCTCTTTcatctctacactggcttccagttgcagctcgcattaaattcaaaactctaatcattgcttacaaatcAGTAAacaaaactgctcctgtttacctggagtccctcatccaggtctacactcctTCTTGCCcgctacgctcagccagcgaaaggtgcctggtacttccagcacatcaggcTCCTAAATCACTAACTCCaatcttctcctctgttgtccctaaatggtggaatgaattacccaactccattcgatctacagactccctctctactttcaagagaaggctaaagacccagctcttcagagaacactttgcacttagctaggcaattctctactgttgtccccagtagtagattgagtctcagccagactattctccactgctgtccccagtggttgaatgagtttcccaactatagttagctcgcactgtcctgctctacttctgggatttctttgcccagctctttgggaatgatccagcacttggtacttggtaaatagttgttgtgaagcctaatgaatggcaattagtgatcccacattttccttgattcattgttgctgtctaaaaaaaaaaaaaaaaaaaaaacataaaaacaaaaaaacaaacaaaaacaaaaaaaaaacaaaaaaaaactacataaacaacgtatattttaggtactctgccttaaactctacacggcagcacttgcgtccaattgaacctgaagcacttgatggcacttactgatgttgtttcttcttgtctagatcattgcttgtgttgttcttgctctcaaatgtacgtcgctttggagaaaagcgtctgctaaatgacattgtaacattgtaacattgtagaTCGATGTGGTTTTGTCAGCTGAAGTTAAAGCAGCTAAAACAGGCCACTGTTCATGTAACCACCTCTAAAACGGGattatacataatttaatcccagattagacatTCAGCCTTTTAACTGTTTATGTATAAAATGTTGCtgagtctgtaatgtttgtagtttcattatttcattaatttaactgccagactttgtttaaggataaagttgaaaaaaaaaaaacaggtggcATCTGACAGTgttgtctgcagccagacccctctccatTTATGACCAGACATCAGTGTCCACAGCCATCAGTGTCTTGTTCAAACAGTTGGGGGCTCTTTCAAGTCCAAATATTTATATTCTAAGTGGATAATAGTCTTTTTCATCCCAAATGTTTCTCTCCCCTGTTGAATACACAGCATTGTGTCAGAGTGTCTTGACAGCCTTGCGAAGGAGTCGGGTCGTGCTGAAAGTGACGTCAGAGCAAACCATCCATACAATCACCAGGAAAGAAGCTAACTATCGACAGATGTCTGGCTCTGTAACTCTAGGTGGTGACGTGCCCACTTTCAGCTTCTATTGGTCCTTCTCCTTGTTGACATTACCAacaagtgaaataaaacatggacaaactTAACTTTCTGTACAATTTATACTTACTCTAGGTTTTCCTCCTGGTACAAATACAGGCTATCTCTCCAGCTGACAACAACCTGACATTTGATATGATTAGCATTTGTGCTCTTCAAGTTTGATTGGTAGCGACTGAAAGCTTGAGAAAATCAACCTGTGTTATCCAGGTGTGTTAGTCTGACTGATCTAGTACGAGTTCAGTCTGAAATGTTCACATGcagttttttaaaggtcaagttttagtctgaacaataattcttttttctttttcttttttttttttttggtctattTCTGGGCCTTTTTTaggtagaggaggacagtggatagacttagaaacagggatgagagagttggggGAGACAtgcaggccagattcaaacccaggcttcctgcgtacatggggcgcccttaaaccactcgaccatctgtcTGAACAACAATTCTAACACCAATTTTAATTAATCAAACTTTTTCtaacatgtaaataaatgttaagACTGTCTAAAAAGATTTATTGTAGATGTCGTACTTGAGTCCACATTCAATGAGTCGGAGGATGTCCCGTCCCCTCAGAGTGAGAGCGGACTGTCTGTCCCACCATGAGGCCTGGAGAGACTCCTGATCTGCTGCTGACAGACTCTTCAACGTCCCACCTaccacaaagacagagaaaattTTTACTTCATTAGTGTCTCTTTACTTCATTAGTGTCTCTTTACTTCATTAGGGCCTGTGTCTATAGCTGCCAGTTTATCTCTAAGGTGCTGGCAGCACtcatttataacaaaaaatCATAGTAGTCCAGCATTTCTTGTGTTTGACATCCTCCGTGTTTAGCTGATACTGGTTGCTGTGCTCACAAGCGTTCTCAGATGACAAAGTTTAactttcagaacattttatgaTATGATTTATGATACTAGCTTTTTTAATAGCAGTTGTGGAGGAGAAACTGATCAAATTCATCTTTTCTAGGGTGAAGTCTCCAGTTCTAAAGCTGCTGCTTTTCTCAGGACAAGattattttacactgttgtcatgtttttaatgaacacaGTTTTTAGTTTGATTTAACAGGTTGGTTTCAGAGTAtgtgtgacctctgacctgtgACTCTGGCTAGGAAGATGAAGCGGATCCACTGTGGTCCCTGCTCTTGGATCAGCAACAAGGTGATTGGCTCACACTCGAGGCCGGCCTCCTCCTTCACCTGGAGATAAACAGAACTGTGAGTCTGGGCAGGAGTGTCTATCTGATCAGTATTTTCACACGTACTCAACACTTTTTCAAGGTGAGCCGAATGTAAGCCAAAGAAAGTCCATATTTTTACTCCACTTTACTCCGGAAATATGTacagcagagagaaacaaaacTGCTGTTCCCTTAGGAAAACACTTCCAGGAATAGAGCAGTGGCGTTACGTGCCATCAGAGTGGGTTTCAATCCATCAATGTTTGTCtgtatagcaccaattcacAACCAAAGTTATTTCAAGACACTTTAGAAAGaaggcaggtctagaccgtactctctGATATGGtttattataatagaccagcattaaccattaatattataataaagactgaaCACTATTATAATAGAGCagcattaatcaccatgagcacagcacatAAACCTCTCCTAACTATGGGGTAGGACTGTTGAGCAGACCAGACTTATGTTGAACAGCTCTCTGCCAAAACAGCACTGAGGTTGGAGAGGACTACAGGAAGGGGTAGGGGTTGGGATAAAAGcatgaagaggagagggacaagagaaacaacaaaacaccagATAAAAGACAAATTCATGGTTTGTTCATGTAAAATAACGGGGCTGATCATTTAGACGTTGGACGGCACCTGTGTGTTACAGGCTCCAGAAAAACCACCAAGCCAGTCAGAGAGTTATTTTTAAGGactaaatgttcagttaaatttTTATGTCCCAGCCATGAATCTCTGCTCTGTCAGGAAGCAGAGGTGGAGGGGTGAGTGAGCATAGAGGGGATTTCTGTGTTCTGGTAGATCATTGATAAATCCTGTAATCACAGCATCCTGGAACCagaaagcaaaatataaaaatgacagcaaaaggGAACACAAAGTGACAGAGTCCAGTGTGCAATGCTACAGTGAGATTATTTGTCATTATACCAGAGCCAATGGAGCCTAACAGACtttgaacagattttttttcatagagGACAGAAATCtccaacacttgtagtttagagaacaactttattagactgaTGCGTTTCGGcatgtagccttcatcagggtcatcaagggtcaaacttttcagcctacaacccccaaaataaaggtgccagagacaggggacccccactgtacctgaaggtggttgaacacagccatgcacattcaagaatagtcatgtgcagacaaggccacccacAAGGGGGGccaaaggggagagctttccggggcccagccaaactgggggccagcaaattcatggtctattgtaaagttaagctgtggtattttatatttttctgaataataaccactcttatcaaagaagcagatttgaattcatttttgtagtaagtaaccctcttaaaaatgtaaatcctttagttaaaattaaaatatgttaaaaatagctaaaaggggtttataatggcaaaaatggtggtgaaggtggtgaaattagattttaaaagtagcagaaatgggttagaagtgccaaaaattagaacttgcaaaaaaataaccaaaaatggcaaaaatgggcataataggtggtaaaaagggattggaaagtggctgaaatggcgttaaagtggcaaaaataggtggaaatttggtgaaatgggatgaaaaatgatataaactggaaaaaagggtTCACCGAGGTAGAAATattcagaaactggcaaaaatgggcttttcaaattgtgaaatgtggcttaaagagtggtaaaaggggttaatagtggcaataatgtgacaacagagccaacaataggcagagttGCATGATtcggtttagaagtggcaaaaacaggcagaaaaatagtggtggaaagggtttaaaatggacaaaaactgggttttaagttgcaaaaattggcaaaactggtgggaataaagtgatgaaaaagggttaacatgtggcaaaataagtggcaaaagtgtaattcaaaaatgttcttaaaattttttaaggcatctggagaccccctctcagtgtctcgcggcCTCCAAtagggtcccaaccccaacattgagaacccctgctctaaaatacaagtgttgctggagatttctctTCAAGACtctcttcatcctccatgcaccttggaagttggtgaagttgtgccagagTTACCCacttcaacagatttttttcaccaGATTTTCAGAAGTGTGTGTGAAAAGAGCTCACCTCTCTCCTCAGTGCCTCCACCAGGCTCTCCCCCACCTCCATCCTCCCTGCAGGAAGGTACCACTGCTTGTAACAGTCCTGTTTGGCCTCCTGCACCATCAGCACCTCCTCCTGgtaaagaaacaaacatctttCACTGTATCTGTACGAGCCTTCATAGACATGAAtcactttatttcaatttttctgtGCCCAAACCTTAGCACTTTTCATTGTAGTGCAATCTATCTATGTTTTTTACTTCATCCTCAGTGTTATCATTGCAGATGCATTGATTATGAAATCAAGTTGATacattttctcactttttttaaaaatagtgtgTGTCTGTTACTATCCTATTGATTTTGTGTATTTAAGATGTCGTGTGTAGTTCCTTCTCTTAAAATGTCACTAGAACATGTTACAAAATCTCTGcctacattttctttttcatgagCAAACCTTCTGCCTCATAAAAACCTCTTCCCTATATCAGTAGTTAGATTTATTAGCCCACCGGGGCTAAATAGATGTGACACAACAAGACCCACATCAGCTACAGCCATCTGTGCATGACACATTATTATTGATGGGCCAATACCAACGTTAATTTGATAGATTCTCTTGTAACTTTAAACTGCACATCTAGTATAGAAGGAGCTTTACAATCATGTTCTAATTATCATCACAGTAATCCAGCCTCTTACCTTTATGCAAAGTCCTTTTTAACCAGTATCTCAACTCTAACCCAGTCCAATCCCTTTATTCAGTCTGCATCACATACTCTTTTTTTGTGGGTATCAGAGAGCTCCCTCTAGAGTTGATAGAGGCTTATTACAACTTCAGGGTTCCTGCTCTCTTTTAGAGATGgatcaataaaacaattcaaataaaGGTGCAGACACACAGGTCTTCATCTATTAGCTGAAAAAAAGTTACAGTGaagttttctgcatttacaaacTAATTGTACGTATAATTTTCTCTAAAATCTTACTGTTGTTCTTTTAGGATTTTCCTTGTTTAACACATCCTGCACAGTATTTGTGTTTAGTTTCAGGGCAATTTTGGCCAAATgctctataaaaaaaaatctattaaaataATGATGTGAATTAAAGATGTTTATAGCATGCAGACTAATCTTAAAACTACCATCCATCATTATTTATATGATCCTTCACATAAGGAATCCCTTGGGAACTACCGTCCTCATTCACTAATCCTAAAGAAGAAGTTGATCCTAAACCctttaacacactttttaaGAAAATTCTGATATTCACCAGACTTTTCTGATCCgtgatttttttcttagcaaagaataaaatctgagaacaCTCCAGAACACTCTTAGGACCATCTGAGTGCTGATATGAGAGTGTAAATGTTTAATTCTGTACTTACCAGCACTGAAATATAATAGATTATGAATTACCCCGAAACAAGTTAGGTGTGCTTGGGGAACAGTGGGAAATAATTTCAGTATTACAAAAAGAAAGCAGGCACTGCAAACATGACaatatataaaaatgaagaaggcATGATTAGAAAGCCTTTATTATGACCgctaaatcattttaaaaaacgtATGAAAACATACATGGTCAAAACATGTTGGCTTTGATAATGATTTGGCTGTTATAATAAAGGCTTTTAGGTATTTAGCCTACTTCctcatttttatattattcaTGTTTGAAATGCCTGCTTTTCTATTtaaatattgtgattttttaCTGCATTGTTTTatcaatttaacattttttatactATTAACTGACATGCACAAATACATGACTTACATATTGTCAAGTCATAATTTAactgtgcagtgtttgatctttactacaaaatgtttaattctaAATATAAATTAAGCAGGAGAAGTGTTGTTAAACAACAATAACCTCTCTTCACATAGAGGTatctaaatgtgtttaaaatgatgtcCGATCATCAGGTTTTAGAATAAATGTACGTTTTATTCAAATTATAACcctttttggggaaaaaagacCTCCCACCTGGttgaatgatttttttacaCTCATCTAAATTTGTCCTTTTCTTATTACAGCCTCACTTTTTAATGGAAGTCGTCTGAACCAGTGATTTCATCCAATTAATACATTTGTAGCATACTACGACTACTGTTGCTAAAACTATAATTAAATGTTCTTCTTTTGGTGTCATTTGGAGCAGCACTACATCCACTATAGAACTATCaacatatttcaacattttatgattgtttttatagtagggctgtcaaaggaTTCCAATTTTAAGTCTCAAATAATCTCAGAACTTCTctgattaatcgcaattaatagcactcattttttatcacatttaaaaatgccACTATTTACAACTgtcttgtgtcattttggatttttctaccaTCTTAAATTAAgagtaattgacttcctgtatTAGAaccagacctgcttttattgattgattgaagaTTTTAATATGAACCACAGAAAagggaacttgttatggattgaaaaggaaataaatcaaCAGTGAAAAGGTAAATGTCTGATAAtaaaggttcagatgacttctgacttgtccacaaagctgtgagggtttttttttaacgtAAAATGGGACATGTCATGGACTTATTTGATATCtctgtgactgcagggagatgctgatgaggctgaaccaaagtgtgctgagagGGGCATTAAAGCAtgcaataaaaaacacagtgcactaattgtggatttTAAGTTAATccagattaatgtgattaatcttgacagccatattttatattatataataaatTAGACATTACTAATAGCTTCCTTCTCTCACTCCTGTGTGCCATCTGTGTTTGCACATATAAATGCAGTCTCATGACCTTATAAGGGCATAAAAGGGGCGTTTCTGTATGCTAATGAGGAGAAATGTGCACATGCCTCCAGCTTTTAAGCACCTGGTATTCATCATGAATCCCATGTGGGTTCTCTTTGAAactttcttaaaaacaaatttaagaaaaggACAGGTGACTGAGGCCTGTATTTCCTAAGCTACAATAAACTCTTGATACATTTTGAGAACATGAGCAAAGGACAAGTGAGTGAGGACAGGTGACCTTCTCATTGAAGATGACAGCAGCGACGATGTAGGTGACGTTCTTCCTCAGAGTCGCAGGCTTGCTCTGCTCCAGACCAACGTCACACAGAGTCACATCACAGCCCTGACCGCTCATCATCCACTCCACCTGCTCCTCCACCTGCCTCCGCTCCTCCTCCGTCACCTCCATTTCTGCAcagaagaaacaaacagaaatattcaGTACTGTCTGTTTACTACCACTTCAcaggaaagagagacagagacagaataAATCATGAACCTTTTCATGATCTCTGCTATCAGGTGAAATGATCAGCATAAATCAATAACAATGCTGTCTGAAAATATGACCTCCAGAAAAAGTACTCCTGTGGCTCAACCTGCCCCAGGTAGCCACCATCACATAATTCAA
The Cheilinus undulatus linkage group 5, ASM1832078v1, whole genome shotgun sequence DNA segment above includes these coding regions:
- the nudt18 gene encoding 8-oxo-dGDP phosphatase NUDT18 translates to MEVTEEERRQVEEQVEWMMSGQGCDVTLCDVGLEQSKPATLRKNVTYIVAAVIFNEKEEVLMVQEAKQDCYKQWYLPAGRMEVGESLVEALRREVKEEAGLECEPITLLLIQEQGPQWIRFIFLARVTGGTLKSLSAADQESLQASWWDRQSALTLRGRDILRLIECGLKYHQTPWHPVTLPMDMSCRHVVQRLVLVFTHNDAKIWVLVIKAPTPHLPTAAAVKTHAVTWAANMVVQEAMPKAYYDHDVNTLGVFSLQHNGRQHGKTDGVCFNTLVALVPDYVQRDEDGEKIEWKLTGKPPPVENSRYVWCEVRKIPLKEKLLEMTKNTSILPIHSLY